From a region of the Nitrospira sp. genome:
- a CDS encoding acylneuraminate cytidylyltransferase family protein produces MIRNRAVLGLIPARGGSKRAPKKNLRRVGGRPLIAWTIEEARKSRYIDRLILSSEDDEIIAVAKEWGCEVPFKRPPELATDEARGIEPVLHALHVVQGFDLIVLLQPTSPLRIVDDIDQCIEKCVYDEGAPCVVSVAQVDKNPGWMYTLERANKLRPLLKGTDSSTPYALDPVYALNGAVYVAEVNWLKKSKSFLTDETVGMIMPKERSLDIDTELDFRILNAIIPSNEQV; encoded by the coding sequence ATGATCCGTAACAGGGCGGTTCTCGGCTTGATCCCCGCTCGAGGCGGGTCGAAAAGAGCGCCGAAGAAGAATCTTCGCCGGGTAGGAGGGCGACCGCTTATCGCGTGGACGATCGAAGAGGCGCGAAAGTCTCGCTACATCGATCGCCTCATCCTATCTTCTGAAGACGATGAGATCATTGCGGTCGCGAAAGAGTGGGGTTGCGAGGTCCCGTTCAAACGTCCTCCGGAACTGGCTACCGATGAGGCTCGGGGCATAGAGCCTGTCTTGCATGCGTTACATGTCGTGCAAGGCTTTGACCTCATCGTGCTGTTGCAGCCGACGTCACCGCTTCGCATTGTGGACGATATTGATCAGTGCATAGAGAAATGTGTCTATGATGAGGGCGCGCCTTGTGTCGTGAGCGTCGCGCAGGTCGACAAGAATCCCGGCTGGATGTATACCTTAGAAAGAGCGAACAAGCTGAGACCCCTTCTCAAGGGTACAGACTCAAGTACGCCGTACGCTCTCGATCCCGTCTATGCCTTAAACGGCGCGGTCTATGTCGCTGAGGTTAATTGGCTGAAGAAATCGAAATCATTTCTAACGGACGAAACGGTAGGAATGATCATGCCTAAAGAGAGATCGTTGGATATCGATACGGAATTGGATTTCCGGATCCTTAACGCCATCATTCCAAGCAATGAGCAGGTCTAA
- a CDS encoding oligosaccharide flippase family protein — protein MSLVRRVAGSSFIYATTTLLQRGIAFLLLPLYTRFLTPEDYGVLAVVGALSTFLVVFCSLSMHGAVNRYYFLYRDSPEVLKDFLGTVIVTSLMTASGFTIALLAVGEWILAPVYGAIPFWPYVVLGIATAAFQPVSLMFLAMLQARQEVKRYAFHSLAQFGLTVMLVIAFVVLMRWDARGPLLAGLLVAALYCILSLYLLRHEYRVCFKPEHFRSALSYSLPLIPHTVASQVTASFDRIMINGMVSTAAAGLYNIGASFGGVMAFMADGMNRAYGPVAMDSLQAGDRHRLDELAKIGLMIIAGLSLAASALSLFAKEAVALLTAPAFHDSYAAVPWIAFSFVASGVYYLFVNIFFFNVHLTKIIAVATLSGAVFNIGLNYALVKLYGLIGAAVAALLAKIAIAMIVAVLGRRYDPVTWNYTQIALIPLICLVAVLMVDVASSEDLVVAALEKMAVLCALVLVIGQSAWRDPLYLMRSGMTAARDMLGALKVA, from the coding sequence ATGTCCCTCGTAAGACGGGTCGCCGGCAGTTCCTTCATCTATGCAACGACAACGCTGTTGCAACGAGGAATCGCCTTCCTATTGCTGCCCCTGTACACACGATTTCTCACTCCTGAGGATTACGGTGTTCTCGCGGTCGTGGGCGCGCTGAGCACGTTTCTGGTCGTGTTTTGTTCTCTCTCGATGCACGGGGCGGTCAATCGGTATTACTTCTTGTATCGTGACTCCCCAGAGGTGCTCAAAGACTTCTTGGGGACCGTTATTGTCACATCATTAATGACGGCGTCGGGATTCACGATCGCTCTCCTAGCCGTCGGTGAATGGATATTGGCTCCCGTCTATGGAGCCATTCCGTTCTGGCCGTATGTGGTCTTAGGAATAGCCACGGCCGCCTTTCAACCCGTATCGCTCATGTTCCTGGCAATGCTGCAAGCGCGCCAAGAGGTCAAGCGGTATGCTTTTCATAGCCTCGCGCAGTTCGGCTTAACGGTCATGTTGGTGATCGCATTTGTCGTGCTGATGCGATGGGATGCCAGAGGGCCGCTCCTTGCGGGGTTACTCGTTGCGGCACTGTACTGCATCCTGTCTTTGTACTTGCTGAGACACGAGTATAGGGTCTGTTTCAAACCCGAGCACTTTCGTAGTGCACTGAGCTACAGTCTCCCATTAATCCCGCATACGGTGGCGTCGCAAGTCACGGCGTCGTTCGATCGGATTATGATCAACGGCATGGTCAGCACGGCTGCCGCAGGGCTCTACAACATCGGGGCCTCGTTTGGCGGAGTCATGGCATTTATGGCGGATGGCATGAATCGGGCCTATGGGCCGGTGGCCATGGATTCTTTGCAAGCAGGGGATCGCCACAGACTCGACGAACTCGCGAAGATAGGGTTGATGATTATCGCCGGTCTCAGCTTAGCGGCCTCTGCGCTATCCTTGTTCGCCAAGGAAGCGGTCGCGTTGCTTACGGCGCCCGCCTTTCATGACAGCTATGCAGCTGTTCCGTGGATAGCGTTCAGTTTCGTTGCCTCAGGAGTGTACTACCTATTTGTGAACATTTTCTTTTTCAACGTTCACCTCACGAAGATTATCGCGGTCGCGACGTTAAGTGGGGCGGTGTTCAACATCGGCCTGAACTACGCGCTGGTCAAACTATACGGACTGATAGGTGCGGCAGTGGCCGCCCTCTTGGCAAAGATCGCGATAGCCATGATCGTCGCCGTGCTTGGGCGGCGATATGATCCGGTGACGTGGAACTACACGCAGATCGCTCTTATCCCTCTCATATGTCTGGTAGCTGTCCTCATGGTTGATGTCGCGAGCTCCGAGGATCTTGTGGTAGCCGCCCTGGAAAAGATGGCGGTTCTGTGCGCTCTCGTCTTGGTCATTGGTCAATCGGCCTGGCGTGATCCTCTCTATCTCATGCGGAGCGGAATGACGGCGGCACGGGACATGCTCGGAGCCCTGAAGGTTGCTTGA
- a CDS encoding glycosyltransferase: MKVLFVTHDAGLYGASRSLQPVVKGFAGEVADLIVSRRFVDNVSAADLRARFGDHLRRIYRYFLPFDRIYRGKDTRKARSAVSATARAMLWRAQRPAVMRLLETEQYDMIHLNSLSLFGLVDPAYPFFIHVREIYDGTNPMVCTRLRQARGVIFIDEATKQPFQHLSLPNSVVLNNPCDMTPVESCGMNHGRAYRDKVVFAIIGKLSDNKGTQFVIETFRRFTNENVMLFIVGNGDKGYVDSCKRSAEGDARIRFLGEQPEIEKIYAIVDYVLRGEAYPCVGRTIYEGLYAGCEVIVPGGAEAESCFFETGRFSGKLHFYEPRNTESLMSQLKRHAGRKILVRHPLSNVPEYLKLFKAFVSAKSPGQSIPTPTVAVRP; this comes from the coding sequence ATGAAGGTCTTGTTTGTCACTCATGATGCGGGGCTGTACGGCGCGTCGCGAAGTCTGCAGCCGGTCGTCAAAGGGTTCGCCGGAGAAGTCGCGGATCTTATCGTCAGCCGGCGTTTCGTCGACAATGTCTCAGCTGCGGACCTTCGTGCACGTTTTGGAGACCATCTTAGACGGATTTATCGCTATTTCTTGCCATTCGATCGTATCTATCGAGGCAAAGATACGCGTAAAGCGCGATCGGCTGTCAGCGCAACGGCTCGTGCCATGTTGTGGCGGGCGCAGCGTCCGGCCGTGATGAGACTTCTCGAGACAGAACAGTACGATATGATTCACCTGAATTCGCTGTCTCTCTTCGGGCTGGTTGATCCGGCCTATCCGTTCTTCATCCATGTGAGAGAGATCTATGACGGGACCAATCCCATGGTGTGCACCAGGCTGCGCCAAGCGCGCGGAGTGATTTTTATCGATGAGGCGACGAAGCAACCATTCCAACATTTGTCGTTGCCCAACAGTGTCGTCCTCAACAATCCGTGTGACATGACACCGGTGGAATCATGCGGGATGAATCATGGTCGAGCGTACCGGGATAAGGTCGTGTTCGCCATCATTGGAAAGCTCTCGGACAACAAAGGCACGCAATTCGTCATCGAGACGTTCCGCAGATTTACAAACGAAAACGTCATGTTGTTCATTGTGGGGAACGGGGATAAGGGCTATGTAGATTCCTGCAAACGGTCTGCGGAGGGCGATGCGCGCATTCGCTTCCTCGGCGAGCAGCCGGAAATTGAGAAGATTTACGCCATAGTGGATTATGTGCTTCGTGGGGAAGCGTATCCCTGTGTCGGAAGAACGATATACGAAGGGCTCTATGCCGGGTGTGAAGTGATCGTTCCGGGAGGGGCCGAAGCGGAGTCCTGTTTTTTTGAGACCGGCCGATTCAGCGGTAAGCTGCACTTCTATGAACCGAGAAACACGGAAAGCCTCATGAGCCAGTTGAAACGGCATGCCGGACGGAAAATCCTGGTCCGGCATCCGCTGTCGAACGTCCCTGAGTATCTGAAGCTGTTCAAGGCCTTCGTCTCTGCAAAATCACCTGGGCAGTCGATTCCCACTCCTACTGTGGCAGTGCGCCCATGA
- a CDS encoding glycosyltransferase has protein sequence MSAATAEAPRATLIVAVYNAAPTIAKCLDSVAAQTYVSRELIVIDGGSTDGTVDILRRNADQLSYWISEPDAGVYSAWNKALARARGDWIAFLGADDYLWAPDALERLVREGDQVFPRKRIIYGRVGFVSALGNVIETVGRPWAEIRDEFRNRMVLPHPGLLCHRSLFAEHGLFDESFRISGDYEWLLRELKDGEAQFIDGPFVVGMRTGGMSSQAGRGMQIFVETRLAQQKHGLRPHLFIRAWTFMKAYLRTKASDMFGESLAANLVNRLRWLRSRIL, from the coding sequence ATGAGTGCCGCAACCGCCGAAGCGCCTCGCGCCACCCTCATCGTCGCGGTCTATAATGCCGCACCGACAATCGCCAAATGTCTCGACAGCGTCGCGGCTCAAACATATGTTTCACGTGAATTGATCGTGATCGACGGGGGGTCCACCGATGGAACGGTGGATATCCTCCGGCGCAACGCCGACCAGCTCTCGTACTGGATATCAGAGCCGGACGCGGGAGTGTACAGTGCGTGGAACAAAGCGCTCGCCCGTGCACGAGGCGACTGGATCGCGTTTCTTGGTGCCGATGACTATCTTTGGGCTCCCGATGCCCTTGAGCGCTTAGTTCGGGAAGGTGATCAGGTGTTCCCCCGTAAGCGCATCATATACGGGCGAGTTGGATTCGTCTCAGCTCTTGGGAACGTGATCGAGACCGTCGGGAGACCGTGGGCGGAAATCCGCGATGAATTCAGGAATCGTATGGTTCTTCCGCATCCCGGACTCTTGTGCCATCGTTCGCTATTCGCCGAGCATGGGCTATTCGATGAGTCGTTCCGCATCTCCGGCGACTACGAATGGCTGCTGCGGGAGTTGAAGGATGGTGAGGCACAGTTTATCGACGGACCGTTTGTCGTGGGTATGCGGACGGGAGGGATGAGCAGCCAAGCGGGACGAGGCATGCAAATTTTCGTCGAGACACGACTGGCACAGCAGAAGCACGGATTGCGGCCGCATCTTTTTATTCGAGCATGGACATTCATGAAAGCGTATTTGAGAACAAAAGCAAGCGATATGTTCGGCGAATCTCTCGCGGCAAATCTTGTGAACAGGCTGCGCTGGCTTCGTTCTCGAATACTCTAA
- the asnB gene encoding asparagine synthase (glutamine-hydrolyzing) produces MCGIAGVLACRQSEPNLLVSAMVGAIRYRGPDDSGVWSDPSVGVGLGHARLSILDLSAAGHQPMHSTSGRYVIVFNGEIYNHMDLREQLGSVPWRGHSDTETLLAAFENWGVEKTLQTSVGMFAVALWDRVERCLILARDRIGEKPLYYGWRNGTFMFASELKALEVHSDWTGEIDRGALACFLRYAYVPLPHSIFVGIRKLLPGSYVMISAMDSAEHWPEPKPYWSAVTIAGQDRRFDWTDETATDELYRLLRRAIGGQMLADVPLGALLSGGVDSSTVVALMQAQSSRPIKTFSIGFLEDEYNEAPQAKAIAAHLGTEHTEFYVGPADALAVIPLLPSMYDEPFADPSAIPTHLVAQLARRSVTVALSGDGGDELFGGYNRYFWGRLIWRRIARLPRSMRAMVARAITVLSPDQWDRFGRILRPGLPASLRIPTFGDKIRKFAEIVDVDSQTELYRRLVSQDREPASLVLGAKEEHIWADGQARQLGKQDFSEEMMFHDLVGYLTDDLLAKVDRAAMAISLETRMPLLDHRVVEFAWTLPISMKIRTEREGKWLLRQVLYRHVPKQLVERPKMGFALPLDSWLRSSLRDWAEALLDESRLRREGYLDPVPIRAKWREHLSGRRNWQYWLWNVLMFQSWLSAHERPPAPTVSHH; encoded by the coding sequence ATGTGCGGTATAGCCGGCGTTCTAGCGTGCAGACAATCTGAACCGAATCTTCTTGTTTCTGCGATGGTCGGGGCGATTCGCTATCGCGGGCCGGACGATTCAGGTGTGTGGAGCGATCCGTCTGTAGGCGTTGGGCTGGGCCATGCCCGGCTGTCGATCCTGGATCTCTCTGCCGCCGGTCACCAGCCGATGCATTCGACTTCCGGTCGATATGTGATCGTGTTCAACGGCGAAATCTACAATCATATGGACCTTCGCGAACAGCTCGGTAGTGTGCCGTGGCGCGGACATTCGGACACTGAAACACTGCTGGCGGCCTTTGAGAACTGGGGTGTCGAAAAAACTCTCCAAACCAGTGTCGGTATGTTTGCTGTAGCGCTGTGGGATCGGGTGGAGCGCTGTTTGATCTTGGCTCGTGACCGTATCGGTGAGAAGCCGCTTTACTACGGATGGCGCAACGGGACGTTCATGTTCGCCTCGGAGTTGAAGGCTTTGGAAGTCCACTCAGACTGGACCGGCGAAATCGATCGAGGCGCCCTGGCGTGCTTTCTGCGCTATGCCTATGTGCCCTTACCACATTCGATCTTTGTCGGGATCAGGAAACTCTTGCCGGGAAGCTATGTGATGATCTCAGCCATGGATTCAGCGGAGCATTGGCCGGAGCCCAAGCCTTATTGGTCTGCGGTGACGATTGCAGGACAGGACCGGCGGTTTGATTGGACCGATGAGACGGCCACGGATGAACTGTACCGGCTGTTACGTCGCGCAATCGGTGGACAGATGCTGGCCGATGTGCCGCTTGGCGCCTTGCTGTCGGGCGGCGTCGATTCCTCGACCGTGGTGGCCTTGATGCAGGCGCAGTCATCCCGGCCGATCAAGACTTTTTCGATCGGTTTTCTCGAAGACGAATACAATGAGGCGCCTCAGGCGAAAGCTATCGCGGCACACTTGGGGACCGAGCATACCGAATTCTACGTGGGTCCCGCCGACGCGTTAGCAGTGATTCCGCTCTTGCCGTCGATGTATGACGAGCCGTTTGCCGATCCATCCGCCATTCCAACTCACCTTGTCGCCCAGTTGGCCAGGCGGTCTGTCACAGTGGCACTTTCCGGGGACGGGGGTGACGAGCTGTTTGGAGGATACAATCGGTATTTCTGGGGGCGTTTAATCTGGCGGCGGATCGCGCGCCTGCCAAGATCCATGCGGGCCATGGTGGCTCGCGCCATAACCGTACTGTCACCTGACCAGTGGGACCGGTTCGGCAGAATATTGCGGCCTGGTCTTCCGGCATCATTGCGGATCCCGACGTTTGGCGACAAAATCAGAAAATTTGCTGAAATCGTCGATGTCGACAGCCAAACAGAGCTGTATCGGCGCTTGGTTTCGCAAGATCGAGAACCGGCCTCTTTGGTTCTCGGCGCCAAAGAGGAACACATATGGGCCGACGGCCAAGCGCGGCAGTTGGGAAAGCAGGACTTCAGTGAAGAAATGATGTTCCACGATTTGGTGGGCTATCTCACGGACGATCTCCTGGCCAAGGTCGATCGGGCGGCGATGGCGATCAGTCTCGAAACACGGATGCCCCTGCTCGACCATCGGGTGGTGGAGTTTGCCTGGACTCTTCCGATTTCGATGAAGATCAGAACTGAGCGTGAAGGGAAATGGCTGCTCCGGCAGGTTCTGTACCGCCATGTGCCTAAGCAACTCGTCGAAAGGCCTAAGATGGGCTTTGCTCTGCCGTTGGACTCGTGGCTCAGAAGCAGCTTGAGGGACTGGGCCGAGGCGTTGTTAGATGAGTCGCGGCTCCGACGTGAGGGATACTTGGATCCGGTTCCGATTCGAGCGAAATGGCGGGAGCATCTCTCAGGTCGGCGCAATTGGCAATATTGGCTCTGGAACGTGTTGATGTTTCAATCTTGGCTGAGTGCTCATGAGCGACCGCCCGCGCCTACTGTATCTCATCACTGA